A genomic region of Melanotaenia boesemani isolate fMelBoe1 chromosome 21, fMelBoe1.pri, whole genome shotgun sequence contains the following coding sequences:
- the LOC121632873 gene encoding serine/threonine-protein kinase BRSK2-like isoform X6 yields the protein MSKELSLSQSAQYVGPYRLEKTLGKGQTGLVKLGVHCITGQKVAIKIVNREKLSESVLMKVEREIAILKLIEHPHVLKLHDVYENNKYLYLVLEHVSGGELFDYLVKKGRLTPKEARKFFRQIISALDFCHSHSICHRDLKPENLLLDEKNNIRIADFGMASLQVGDSLLETSCGSPHYACPEVIRGEKYDGRRADVWSCGVILFALLVGALPFDHDNLRQLLEKVKSGVFHMPHFIPPDCQSLLKGMIEVNSEKRLTLEAIQKHPWYLGGRNEPCPEQPPPRRVCVRRILSLTELDPDVLDSMHSLGCFRDRVKLTRDLQCEEENQEKMIYYLLLDRKERYPSYEDEDLPPRNDIGQSDPPRKRVDSPMLTRHGRCRPERKSLEVLSVTEQGSPTPPRRALDTAAHSQRSRSVSGASSGLSSSPLSSPRVTPQGSPLPTPLGTPVHHPHHPSSTPPSSSSSSSSSRAEGGGGVGSLSLTPPSSPGGGSGMAASSSAHWRTRLNSFKNNLLGSPRFHRRKLQVPTSEDMSSLTPESSPELAKKSWFGNFIGLEKEEQIFVVIRDKPLSSVKADIVHAFLSIPSLSHSVLSQTSFRAEYKSSGGPSVFQKPVKFQVDIAFSEGERERDRERAEREGRRETGIYSVTFTLISGPSRRFRRVVETIQAQLLSSHDQPLVQALSDPFPDEKNGRPHGTPTRQNSRRSEGGGDRCEWGERADGGGIGGSGGVLQRRGSAKERTRLLSSNGTQSQP from the exons ATGAGTAAGGAACTGTCTCTGAGTCAGTCAGCTCAATATGTTGGGCCCTATCGACTGGAGAAGACTCTGGGGAagggacagacag GACTGGTCAAACTGGGGGTCCACTGTATTACGGGTCAGAAGGTAGCgatcaaaatagtcaacagagAGAAGCTGTCTGAGTCAGTTCTGATGAAG GTTGAGAGGGAGATTGCCATTTTGAAACTGATTGAGCATCCGCATGTGTTGAAGCTGCATGATGTTTACGAGAATAACAAATACCT GTATCTGGTGTTGGAGCATGTGTCAGGAGGGGAGCTCTTCGACTACCTGGTGAAGAAGGGCAGACTAACTCCCAAAGAGGCCAGAAAGTTCTTCAGGCAGATCATCTCTGCTTTGGATTTCTGCCACAGTCACTCTATctg TCACAGAGACCTGAAGCCGGAGAACTTGCTCCTAGATGAAAAGAACAATATTCGCATTGCAGACTTTGGCATGGCCTCCCTACAGGTGGGAGACAGTCTGTTAGAGACCAGCTGTGG ATCACCACATTATGCCTGCCCTGAAGTTATACGG GGGGAGAAATACGATGGGCGGAGAGCAGATGTGTGGAGCTGTGGTGTCATCCTGTTTGCTTTACTGGTG GGTGCCCTGCCTTTTGACCATGACAATTTACGCCAGCTACTGGAAAAGGTGAAGAGTGGGGTGTTCCATATGCCCCACTTCATCCCTCCGGACTGCCAGTCTTTGCTCAAAGGCATGATTGAGGTCAACTCCGAAAAGAGGCTCACG TTAGAGGCCATCCAGAAACATCCTTGGTATCT GGGCGGTCGTAATGAGCCATGTCCTGAGCAGCCTCCTCCCAGGCGAGTGTGTGTGAGGCGAATCTTGTCCCTAACTGAGCTGGACCCAGATGTGTTGGACAGCATGCACTCACTGGGGTGTTTCAGAGACCGAGTCAAGCTCACACGTGATTTGCAATGTGAAGA AGAAAACCAGGAGAAAATGATCTATTACCTACTGCTGGACAGGAAGGAGCGTTACCCCAGCTATGAGGATGAGGATTTGCCTCCACGCAATGACATAGGTCAGT CAGACCCTCCTCGAAAGCGTGTTGACTCTCCTATGCTGACACGCCACGGTCGCTGCCGTCCGGAGAGGAAAAGCCTGGAAGTGCTGAGTGTTACTGAGCAGGGGTCTCCTACCCCACCTCGCAGGGCTCTGGACACAGCTGCACACAGCCAGAG gTCTCGCTCAGTCAGTGGAGCTTCAAGTGGACTCTCTTCCAGCCCCCTCAGCAGTCCCAGG GTCACCCCCCAGGGTTCTCCGTTGCCCACacctttgggcacccctgtccaccaccctcaccaccctTCCTCTACCCcgccctcctcttcctcatcctcgtCCTCCTCACGggcagagggagggggaggggtgGGTTCGCTGTCGCTGACCCCGCCATCCAGCCCTGGAGGGGGAAGTGGTATGGCGGCCAGCAGCTCCGCTCACTGGCGGACTCGCCTCAATTCTTTCAAGAACAACTTGCTGGGCTCACCACGGTTCCATCGTCGTAAATTACAAG TTCCTACATCAGAAGACATGTCCAGTCTAACACCAGAATCAAGCCCTGA ACTGGCCAAGAAGTCGTGGTTTGGGAATTTCATTGGATTGGAGAAAGAGGAGCAGATCTTTGTGGTGATCAGAGACAAACCTCTAAGTTCTGTCAAAGCCGACATTGTCCACGCTTTCCTGTCA ATCCCATCTCTCAGCCACAGCGTCCTCTCCCAGACCAGTTTCCGGGCCGAGTACAAGTCCTCCGGCGGTCCCTCCGTCTTCCAGAAGCCCGTCAAGTTCCAGGTGGACATTGCCTTTTCCGAGGGCGAGAGGGAGCGGGACAGGGAGAGGGCCGAGAGGGAGGGCAGGAGGGAGACAGGAATCTACAGCGTGACATTCACCCTCATATCCG GCCCGAGTCGCAGGTTCAGACGGGTGGTGGAAACAATTCAAGCTCAGCTTCTCAGCTCCCATGATCAGCCACTGGTACAAGCCCTATCTG ATCCCTTTCCAGATGAGAAGAACGGCCGGCCCCACGGGACCCCCACCCGCCAAAACTCAAGGCGCTCTGAGGGTGGGGGCGACAGGTGCGAGTGGGGCGAAAGAGCAGACGGCGGAGGCATAGGAGGCAGCGGAGGAGTTCTGCAGCGCAGAGGCTCGGCAAAAGAGAGAACCCGACTGCTGTCCTCTAATGGAACCCAATCCCAACCGTAG
- the LOC121632873 gene encoding serine/threonine-protein kinase BRSK2-like isoform X3 has translation MSKELSLSQSAQYVGPYRLEKTLGKGQTGLVKLGVHCITGQKVAIKIVNREKLSESVLMKVEREIAILKLIEHPHVLKLHDVYENNKYLYLVLEHVSGGELFDYLVKKGRLTPKEARKFFRQIISALDFCHSHSICHRDLKPENLLLDEKNNIRIADFGMASLQVGDSLLETSCGSPHYACPEVIRGEKYDGRRADVWSCGVILFALLVGALPFDHDNLRQLLEKVKSGVFHMPHFIPPDCQSLLKGMIEVNSEKRLTLEAIQKHPWYLGGRNEPCPEQPPPRRVCVRRILSLTELDPDVLDSMHSLGCFRDRVKLTRDLQCEEENQEKMIYYLLLDRKERYPSYEDEDLPPRNDIADPPRKRVDSPMLTRHGRCRPERKSLEVLSVTEQGSPTPPRRALDTAAHSQRSRSVSGASSGLSSSPLSSPRSYQSPVFTFSQSDVTSATASPLTKDSKQGNATTPRSARAHDKPKAPPNPKTQTLPTKGPTGRPCLQPIKSLPLHNPSSRSPSPSPLLSPIPRFFFPSSSVLKSVTKSFYPNSAHSVPQVTPQGSPLPTPLGTPVHHPHHPSSTPPSSSSSSSSSRAEGGGGVGSLSLTPPSSPGGGSGMAASSSAHWRTRLNSFKNNLLGSPRFHRRKLQVPTSEDMSSLTPESSPELAKKSWFGNFIGLEKEEQIFVVIRDKPLSSVKADIVHAFLSIPSLSHSVLSQTSFRAEYKSSGGPSVFQKPVKFQVDIAFSEGERERDRERAEREGRRETGIYSVTFTLISGPSRRFRRVVETIQAQLLSSHDQPLVQALSDEKNGRPHGTPTRQNSRRSEGGGDRCEWGERADGGGIGGSGGVLQRRGSAKERTRLLSSNGTQSQP, from the exons ATGAGTAAGGAACTGTCTCTGAGTCAGTCAGCTCAATATGTTGGGCCCTATCGACTGGAGAAGACTCTGGGGAagggacagacag GACTGGTCAAACTGGGGGTCCACTGTATTACGGGTCAGAAGGTAGCgatcaaaatagtcaacagagAGAAGCTGTCTGAGTCAGTTCTGATGAAG GTTGAGAGGGAGATTGCCATTTTGAAACTGATTGAGCATCCGCATGTGTTGAAGCTGCATGATGTTTACGAGAATAACAAATACCT GTATCTGGTGTTGGAGCATGTGTCAGGAGGGGAGCTCTTCGACTACCTGGTGAAGAAGGGCAGACTAACTCCCAAAGAGGCCAGAAAGTTCTTCAGGCAGATCATCTCTGCTTTGGATTTCTGCCACAGTCACTCTATctg TCACAGAGACCTGAAGCCGGAGAACTTGCTCCTAGATGAAAAGAACAATATTCGCATTGCAGACTTTGGCATGGCCTCCCTACAGGTGGGAGACAGTCTGTTAGAGACCAGCTGTGG ATCACCACATTATGCCTGCCCTGAAGTTATACGG GGGGAGAAATACGATGGGCGGAGAGCAGATGTGTGGAGCTGTGGTGTCATCCTGTTTGCTTTACTGGTG GGTGCCCTGCCTTTTGACCATGACAATTTACGCCAGCTACTGGAAAAGGTGAAGAGTGGGGTGTTCCATATGCCCCACTTCATCCCTCCGGACTGCCAGTCTTTGCTCAAAGGCATGATTGAGGTCAACTCCGAAAAGAGGCTCACG TTAGAGGCCATCCAGAAACATCCTTGGTATCT GGGCGGTCGTAATGAGCCATGTCCTGAGCAGCCTCCTCCCAGGCGAGTGTGTGTGAGGCGAATCTTGTCCCTAACTGAGCTGGACCCAGATGTGTTGGACAGCATGCACTCACTGGGGTGTTTCAGAGACCGAGTCAAGCTCACACGTGATTTGCAATGTGAAGA AGAAAACCAGGAGAAAATGATCTATTACCTACTGCTGGACAGGAAGGAGCGTTACCCCAGCTATGAGGATGAGGATTTGCCTCCACGCAATGACATAG CAGACCCTCCTCGAAAGCGTGTTGACTCTCCTATGCTGACACGCCACGGTCGCTGCCGTCCGGAGAGGAAAAGCCTGGAAGTGCTGAGTGTTACTGAGCAGGGGTCTCCTACCCCACCTCGCAGGGCTCTGGACACAGCTGCACACAGCCAGAG gTCTCGCTCAGTCAGTGGAGCTTCAAGTGGACTCTCTTCCAGCCCCCTCAGCAGTCCCAGG TCCTATCAAAGCCCCGTCTTtactttcagccaatcagatgtcaCCTCTGCCACCGCTTCTCCCCTCACAAAGGATTCCAAACAGGGAAATGCCACCACTCCTCGCTCAGCACGGGCTCATGATAAGCCCAAAGCTCCCCCCAACCCAAAGACTCAGACCTTGCCCACCAAAGGACCCACTGGCCGACCCTGTCTGCAGCCCATCAAATCCTTGCCTCTGCACAACCCATCCTCCCGCTCGCCTTCCCCTTCCCCACTCCTGTCACCCATTCCCCGTTTCTTCTTCCCTTCGTCCTCTGTCCTGAAGTCAGTGACTAAGAGCTTCTACCCAAACTCTGCCCACTCTGTGCCGCAGGTCACCCCCCAGGGTTCTCCGTTGCCCACacctttgggcacccctgtccaccaccctcaccaccctTCCTCTACCCcgccctcctcttcctcatcctcgtCCTCCTCACGggcagagggagggggaggggtgGGTTCGCTGTCGCTGACCCCGCCATCCAGCCCTGGAGGGGGAAGTGGTATGGCGGCCAGCAGCTCCGCTCACTGGCGGACTCGCCTCAATTCTTTCAAGAACAACTTGCTGGGCTCACCACGGTTCCATCGTCGTAAATTACAAG TTCCTACATCAGAAGACATGTCCAGTCTAACACCAGAATCAAGCCCTGA ACTGGCCAAGAAGTCGTGGTTTGGGAATTTCATTGGATTGGAGAAAGAGGAGCAGATCTTTGTGGTGATCAGAGACAAACCTCTAAGTTCTGTCAAAGCCGACATTGTCCACGCTTTCCTGTCA ATCCCATCTCTCAGCCACAGCGTCCTCTCCCAGACCAGTTTCCGGGCCGAGTACAAGTCCTCCGGCGGTCCCTCCGTCTTCCAGAAGCCCGTCAAGTTCCAGGTGGACATTGCCTTTTCCGAGGGCGAGAGGGAGCGGGACAGGGAGAGGGCCGAGAGGGAGGGCAGGAGGGAGACAGGAATCTACAGCGTGACATTCACCCTCATATCCG GCCCGAGTCGCAGGTTCAGACGGGTGGTGGAAACAATTCAAGCTCAGCTTCTCAGCTCCCATGATCAGCCACTGGTACAAGCCCTATCTG ATGAGAAGAACGGCCGGCCCCACGGGACCCCCACCCGCCAAAACTCAAGGCGCTCTGAGGGTGGGGGCGACAGGTGCGAGTGGGGCGAAAGAGCAGACGGCGGAGGCATAGGAGGCAGCGGAGGAGTTCTGCAGCGCAGAGGCTCGGCAAAAGAGAGAACCCGACTGCTGTCCTCTAATGGAACCCAATCCCAACCGTAG
- the LOC121632873 gene encoding serine/threonine-protein kinase BRSK2-like isoform X7, protein MSKELSLSQSAQYVGPYRLEKTLGKGQTGLVKLGVHCITGQKVAIKIVNREKLSESVLMKVEREIAILKLIEHPHVLKLHDVYENNKYLYLVLEHVSGGELFDYLVKKGRLTPKEARKFFRQIISALDFCHSHSICHRDLKPENLLLDEKNNIRIADFGMASLQVGDSLLETSCGSPHYACPEVIRGEKYDGRRADVWSCGVILFALLVGALPFDHDNLRQLLEKVKSGVFHMPHFIPPDCQSLLKGMIEVNSEKRLTLEAIQKHPWYLGGRNEPCPEQPPPRRVCVRRILSLTELDPDVLDSMHSLGCFRDRVKLTRDLQCEEENQEKMIYYLLLDRKERYPSYEDEDLPPRNDIADPPRKRVDSPMLTRHGRCRPERKSLEVLSVTEQGSPTPPRRALDTAAHSQRSRSVSGASSGLSSSPLSSPRVTPQGSPLPTPLGTPVHHPHHPSSTPPSSSSSSSSSRAEGGGGVGSLSLTPPSSPGGGSGMAASSSAHWRTRLNSFKNNLLGSPRFHRRKLQVPTSEDMSSLTPESSPELAKKSWFGNFIGLEKEEQIFVVIRDKPLSSVKADIVHAFLSIPSLSHSVLSQTSFRAEYKSSGGPSVFQKPVKFQVDIAFSEGERERDRERAEREGRRETGIYSVTFTLISGPSRRFRRVVETIQAQLLSSHDQPLVQALSDPFPDEKNGRPHGTPTRQNSRRSEGGGDRCEWGERADGGGIGGSGGVLQRRGSAKERTRLLSSNGTQSQP, encoded by the exons ATGAGTAAGGAACTGTCTCTGAGTCAGTCAGCTCAATATGTTGGGCCCTATCGACTGGAGAAGACTCTGGGGAagggacagacag GACTGGTCAAACTGGGGGTCCACTGTATTACGGGTCAGAAGGTAGCgatcaaaatagtcaacagagAGAAGCTGTCTGAGTCAGTTCTGATGAAG GTTGAGAGGGAGATTGCCATTTTGAAACTGATTGAGCATCCGCATGTGTTGAAGCTGCATGATGTTTACGAGAATAACAAATACCT GTATCTGGTGTTGGAGCATGTGTCAGGAGGGGAGCTCTTCGACTACCTGGTGAAGAAGGGCAGACTAACTCCCAAAGAGGCCAGAAAGTTCTTCAGGCAGATCATCTCTGCTTTGGATTTCTGCCACAGTCACTCTATctg TCACAGAGACCTGAAGCCGGAGAACTTGCTCCTAGATGAAAAGAACAATATTCGCATTGCAGACTTTGGCATGGCCTCCCTACAGGTGGGAGACAGTCTGTTAGAGACCAGCTGTGG ATCACCACATTATGCCTGCCCTGAAGTTATACGG GGGGAGAAATACGATGGGCGGAGAGCAGATGTGTGGAGCTGTGGTGTCATCCTGTTTGCTTTACTGGTG GGTGCCCTGCCTTTTGACCATGACAATTTACGCCAGCTACTGGAAAAGGTGAAGAGTGGGGTGTTCCATATGCCCCACTTCATCCCTCCGGACTGCCAGTCTTTGCTCAAAGGCATGATTGAGGTCAACTCCGAAAAGAGGCTCACG TTAGAGGCCATCCAGAAACATCCTTGGTATCT GGGCGGTCGTAATGAGCCATGTCCTGAGCAGCCTCCTCCCAGGCGAGTGTGTGTGAGGCGAATCTTGTCCCTAACTGAGCTGGACCCAGATGTGTTGGACAGCATGCACTCACTGGGGTGTTTCAGAGACCGAGTCAAGCTCACACGTGATTTGCAATGTGAAGA AGAAAACCAGGAGAAAATGATCTATTACCTACTGCTGGACAGGAAGGAGCGTTACCCCAGCTATGAGGATGAGGATTTGCCTCCACGCAATGACATAG CAGACCCTCCTCGAAAGCGTGTTGACTCTCCTATGCTGACACGCCACGGTCGCTGCCGTCCGGAGAGGAAAAGCCTGGAAGTGCTGAGTGTTACTGAGCAGGGGTCTCCTACCCCACCTCGCAGGGCTCTGGACACAGCTGCACACAGCCAGAG gTCTCGCTCAGTCAGTGGAGCTTCAAGTGGACTCTCTTCCAGCCCCCTCAGCAGTCCCAGG GTCACCCCCCAGGGTTCTCCGTTGCCCACacctttgggcacccctgtccaccaccctcaccaccctTCCTCTACCCcgccctcctcttcctcatcctcgtCCTCCTCACGggcagagggagggggaggggtgGGTTCGCTGTCGCTGACCCCGCCATCCAGCCCTGGAGGGGGAAGTGGTATGGCGGCCAGCAGCTCCGCTCACTGGCGGACTCGCCTCAATTCTTTCAAGAACAACTTGCTGGGCTCACCACGGTTCCATCGTCGTAAATTACAAG TTCCTACATCAGAAGACATGTCCAGTCTAACACCAGAATCAAGCCCTGA ACTGGCCAAGAAGTCGTGGTTTGGGAATTTCATTGGATTGGAGAAAGAGGAGCAGATCTTTGTGGTGATCAGAGACAAACCTCTAAGTTCTGTCAAAGCCGACATTGTCCACGCTTTCCTGTCA ATCCCATCTCTCAGCCACAGCGTCCTCTCCCAGACCAGTTTCCGGGCCGAGTACAAGTCCTCCGGCGGTCCCTCCGTCTTCCAGAAGCCCGTCAAGTTCCAGGTGGACATTGCCTTTTCCGAGGGCGAGAGGGAGCGGGACAGGGAGAGGGCCGAGAGGGAGGGCAGGAGGGAGACAGGAATCTACAGCGTGACATTCACCCTCATATCCG GCCCGAGTCGCAGGTTCAGACGGGTGGTGGAAACAATTCAAGCTCAGCTTCTCAGCTCCCATGATCAGCCACTGGTACAAGCCCTATCTG ATCCCTTTCCAGATGAGAAGAACGGCCGGCCCCACGGGACCCCCACCCGCCAAAACTCAAGGCGCTCTGAGGGTGGGGGCGACAGGTGCGAGTGGGGCGAAAGAGCAGACGGCGGAGGCATAGGAGGCAGCGGAGGAGTTCTGCAGCGCAGAGGCTCGGCAAAAGAGAGAACCCGACTGCTGTCCTCTAATGGAACCCAATCCCAACCGTAG
- the LOC121632873 gene encoding serine/threonine-protein kinase BRSK1-like isoform X2, translating into MSKELSLSQSAQYVGPYRLEKTLGKGQTGLVKLGVHCITGQKVAIKIVNREKLSESVLMKVEREIAILKLIEHPHVLKLHDVYENNKYLYLVLEHVSGGELFDYLVKKGRLTPKEARKFFRQIISALDFCHSHSICHRDLKPENLLLDEKNNIRIADFGMASLQVGDSLLETSCGSPHYACPEVIRGEKYDGRRADVWSCGVILFALLVGALPFDHDNLRQLLEKVKSGVFHMPHFIPPDCQSLLKGMIEVNSEKRLTLEAIQKHPWYLGGRNEPCPEQPPPRRVCVRRILSLTELDPDVLDSMHSLGCFRDRVKLTRDLQCEEENQEKMIYYLLLDRKERYPSYEDEDLPPRNDIDPPRKRVDSPMLTRHGRCRPERKSLEVLSVTEQGSPTPPRRALDTAAHSQRSRSVSGASSGLSSSPLSSPRSYQSPVFTFSQSDVTSATASPLTKDSKQGNATTPRSARAHDKPKAPPNPKTQTLPTKGPTGRPCLQPIKSLPLHNPSSRSPSPSPLLSPIPRFFFPSSSVLKSVTKSFYPNSAHSVPQVTPQGSPLPTPLGTPVHHPHHPSSTPPSSSSSSSSSRAEGGGGVGSLSLTPPSSPGGGSGMAASSSAHWRTRLNSFKNNLLGSPRFHRRKLQVPTSEDMSSLTPESSPELAKKSWFGNFIGLEKEEQIFVVIRDKPLSSVKADIVHAFLSIPSLSHSVLSQTSFRAEYKSSGGPSVFQKPVKFQVDIAFSEGERERDRERAEREGRRETGIYSVTFTLISGPSRRFRRVVETIQAQLLSSHDQPLVQALSDPFPDEKNGRPHGTPTRQNSRRSEGGGDRCEWGERADGGGIGGSGGVLQRRGSAKERTRLLSSNGTQSQP; encoded by the exons ATGAGTAAGGAACTGTCTCTGAGTCAGTCAGCTCAATATGTTGGGCCCTATCGACTGGAGAAGACTCTGGGGAagggacagacag GACTGGTCAAACTGGGGGTCCACTGTATTACGGGTCAGAAGGTAGCgatcaaaatagtcaacagagAGAAGCTGTCTGAGTCAGTTCTGATGAAG GTTGAGAGGGAGATTGCCATTTTGAAACTGATTGAGCATCCGCATGTGTTGAAGCTGCATGATGTTTACGAGAATAACAAATACCT GTATCTGGTGTTGGAGCATGTGTCAGGAGGGGAGCTCTTCGACTACCTGGTGAAGAAGGGCAGACTAACTCCCAAAGAGGCCAGAAAGTTCTTCAGGCAGATCATCTCTGCTTTGGATTTCTGCCACAGTCACTCTATctg TCACAGAGACCTGAAGCCGGAGAACTTGCTCCTAGATGAAAAGAACAATATTCGCATTGCAGACTTTGGCATGGCCTCCCTACAGGTGGGAGACAGTCTGTTAGAGACCAGCTGTGG ATCACCACATTATGCCTGCCCTGAAGTTATACGG GGGGAGAAATACGATGGGCGGAGAGCAGATGTGTGGAGCTGTGGTGTCATCCTGTTTGCTTTACTGGTG GGTGCCCTGCCTTTTGACCATGACAATTTACGCCAGCTACTGGAAAAGGTGAAGAGTGGGGTGTTCCATATGCCCCACTTCATCCCTCCGGACTGCCAGTCTTTGCTCAAAGGCATGATTGAGGTCAACTCCGAAAAGAGGCTCACG TTAGAGGCCATCCAGAAACATCCTTGGTATCT GGGCGGTCGTAATGAGCCATGTCCTGAGCAGCCTCCTCCCAGGCGAGTGTGTGTGAGGCGAATCTTGTCCCTAACTGAGCTGGACCCAGATGTGTTGGACAGCATGCACTCACTGGGGTGTTTCAGAGACCGAGTCAAGCTCACACGTGATTTGCAATGTGAAGA AGAAAACCAGGAGAAAATGATCTATTACCTACTGCTGGACAGGAAGGAGCGTTACCCCAGCTATGAGGATGAGGATTTGCCTCCACGCAATGACATAG ACCCTCCTCGAAAGCGTGTTGACTCTCCTATGCTGACACGCCACGGTCGCTGCCGTCCGGAGAGGAAAAGCCTGGAAGTGCTGAGTGTTACTGAGCAGGGGTCTCCTACCCCACCTCGCAGGGCTCTGGACACAGCTGCACACAGCCAGAG gTCTCGCTCAGTCAGTGGAGCTTCAAGTGGACTCTCTTCCAGCCCCCTCAGCAGTCCCAGG TCCTATCAAAGCCCCGTCTTtactttcagccaatcagatgtcaCCTCTGCCACCGCTTCTCCCCTCACAAAGGATTCCAAACAGGGAAATGCCACCACTCCTCGCTCAGCACGGGCTCATGATAAGCCCAAAGCTCCCCCCAACCCAAAGACTCAGACCTTGCCCACCAAAGGACCCACTGGCCGACCCTGTCTGCAGCCCATCAAATCCTTGCCTCTGCACAACCCATCCTCCCGCTCGCCTTCCCCTTCCCCACTCCTGTCACCCATTCCCCGTTTCTTCTTCCCTTCGTCCTCTGTCCTGAAGTCAGTGACTAAGAGCTTCTACCCAAACTCTGCCCACTCTGTGCCGCAGGTCACCCCCCAGGGTTCTCCGTTGCCCACacctttgggcacccctgtccaccaccctcaccaccctTCCTCTACCCcgccctcctcttcctcatcctcgtCCTCCTCACGggcagagggagggggaggggtgGGTTCGCTGTCGCTGACCCCGCCATCCAGCCCTGGAGGGGGAAGTGGTATGGCGGCCAGCAGCTCCGCTCACTGGCGGACTCGCCTCAATTCTTTCAAGAACAACTTGCTGGGCTCACCACGGTTCCATCGTCGTAAATTACAAG TTCCTACATCAGAAGACATGTCCAGTCTAACACCAGAATCAAGCCCTGA ACTGGCCAAGAAGTCGTGGTTTGGGAATTTCATTGGATTGGAGAAAGAGGAGCAGATCTTTGTGGTGATCAGAGACAAACCTCTAAGTTCTGTCAAAGCCGACATTGTCCACGCTTTCCTGTCA ATCCCATCTCTCAGCCACAGCGTCCTCTCCCAGACCAGTTTCCGGGCCGAGTACAAGTCCTCCGGCGGTCCCTCCGTCTTCCAGAAGCCCGTCAAGTTCCAGGTGGACATTGCCTTTTCCGAGGGCGAGAGGGAGCGGGACAGGGAGAGGGCCGAGAGGGAGGGCAGGAGGGAGACAGGAATCTACAGCGTGACATTCACCCTCATATCCG GCCCGAGTCGCAGGTTCAGACGGGTGGTGGAAACAATTCAAGCTCAGCTTCTCAGCTCCCATGATCAGCCACTGGTACAAGCCCTATCTG ATCCCTTTCCAGATGAGAAGAACGGCCGGCCCCACGGGACCCCCACCCGCCAAAACTCAAGGCGCTCTGAGGGTGGGGGCGACAGGTGCGAGTGGGGCGAAAGAGCAGACGGCGGAGGCATAGGAGGCAGCGGAGGAGTTCTGCAGCGCAGAGGCTCGGCAAAAGAGAGAACCCGACTGCTGTCCTCTAATGGAACCCAATCCCAACCGTAG